The following coding sequences are from one bacterium window:
- a CDS encoding FeoB-associated Cys-rich membrane protein → MIDHEVLTGIVIVAGALLLVVRQVRRELTEKPESACGSGCTGCPVAGKEPGTEPRP, encoded by the coding sequence ATGATCGACCATGAAGTCCTGACCGGCATCGTCATCGTCGCGGGCGCGCTCTTGCTGGTCGTCCGCCAGGTGCGCCGCGAACTGACGGAAAAGCCGGAAAGCGCGTGCGGCTCCGGTTGCACGGGCTGCCCGGTGGCCGGGAAGGAGCCCGGAACAGAGCCGCGACCGTAA
- a CDS encoding FMN-binding protein, producing MNRRLAAFVLALALFAPASARAKDEPADEKRPPASEHVYLTREKALAGFFPDAEKIGYERKTLTGAQAAQFRKDLGYAPPRLDYVVYIATKNGKRAGYALIDNELGKYEMITFAVAAGTDGRVADSAVMVYREEIGHQVKEPMFLEQFKGKGTDAPLRLGRDVNGISGATVSSRSIARGIRRALWLINTFYPTEER from the coding sequence ATGAACCGCCGCCTCGCCGCGTTTGTCCTGGCCCTGGCGCTTTTCGCGCCCGCCTCGGCGCGCGCGAAAGACGAGCCGGCCGACGAAAAGCGCCCGCCGGCCAGCGAACACGTTTACCTCACGCGCGAAAAGGCGCTCGCCGGGTTTTTTCCGGATGCCGAAAAAATCGGCTACGAGCGCAAGACGCTCACCGGCGCGCAGGCTGCCCAATTCCGGAAGGATCTGGGCTACGCCCCGCCGCGCCTGGATTACGTCGTGTATATCGCGACCAAAAACGGCAAGCGCGCGGGATACGCGCTGATCGATAACGAGCTTGGCAAATACGAGATGATCACCTTTGCCGTCGCCGCCGGAACCGACGGGCGCGTCGCCGACAGCGCGGTGATGGTGTATCGCGAGGAAATCGGCCACCAGGTGAAGGAGCCGATGTTCCTCGAACAGTTCAAGGGCAAGGGGACCGATGCGCCCCTTCGCCTCGGCCGCGACGTGAACGGCATTTCCGGCGCGACCGTTTCCAGTCGATCCATCGCGCGCGGCATCCGACGCGCGTTGTGGCTCATCAACACGTTTTACCCAACCGAGGAGAGATAA